Proteins from one Pontibacter korlensis genomic window:
- the gldA gene encoding gliding motility-associated ABC transporter ATP-binding subunit GldA — protein MSVEVKNLTKIYRAQRAVDDISFTVEQGQILGFLGPNGAGKSTTMKIATCYLPPSAGTVLVAGHDVVQDPIAVRRNVGYLPEHNPLYLDMYVHEYLQFVASVYGLKGKVGKARVQEMVELCGLTLEQGKKIGALSKGYRQRVGLAQALVHDPQVLILDEPTTGLDPNQIVEIRSLIKQIGQNKTVIFSTHIMQEVAAICDRVVIINRGKLVANSDVASLQAAGKNEKITLVEFEGPVEVNVLQSIPGVQRVELAQGHTYRIISSKEADVRSNVFRIAAERNWPLVGLRQEESSLEQIFQQLTKAK, from the coding sequence TTGTCTGTTGAAGTAAAGAATCTAACAAAAATTTACAGGGCACAGCGAGCTGTGGATGATATTTCGTTCACAGTAGAGCAGGGGCAGATACTGGGTTTTCTGGGACCAAATGGTGCCGGTAAGTCTACTACCATGAAGATAGCAACCTGCTACTTACCACCTTCTGCAGGCACCGTACTGGTGGCAGGACATGATGTGGTGCAGGACCCTATTGCTGTACGCCGCAACGTAGGCTACCTGCCAGAGCACAACCCGCTTTACCTGGACATGTACGTGCATGAGTACCTGCAATTTGTTGCCTCTGTCTATGGCCTTAAAGGTAAAGTAGGCAAAGCGCGTGTGCAGGAAATGGTGGAGCTTTGCGGACTCACCTTGGAGCAGGGTAAAAAGATAGGTGCCTTGTCGAAGGGTTACCGACAAAGAGTAGGCTTAGCCCAGGCGCTGGTGCACGACCCTCAAGTGCTTATACTTGACGAGCCTACTACTGGCTTGGATCCCAACCAGATCGTTGAGATACGCTCGCTCATTAAGCAGATAGGACAGAACAAAACAGTTATTTTCTCTACGCACATCATGCAGGAGGTAGCGGCTATCTGCGACCGAGTGGTTATTATTAACCGCGGCAAACTAGTTGCAAACAGCGATGTAGCCAGCTTGCAGGCTGCAGGCAAAAACGAGAAGATCACACTGGTGGAGTTTGAAGGCCCGGTGGAGGTGAACGTTTTGCAAAGTATACCTGGTGTGCAGCGGGTAGAGTTGGCACAGGGGCATACGTACCGCATAATTTCCAGCAAAGAGGCTGATGTGCGCTCCAATGTATTCCGAATAGCAGCTGAGCGTAACTGGCCTTTAGTCGGGCTGCGGCAGGAGGAAAGCTCTCTGGAGCAAATTTTTCAGCAACTCACAAAAGCAAAATAG
- a CDS encoding SDR family oxidoreductase: MELEGKLAVVTGVSKGIGLATVEALLNKGSIVAGWGRTAPDLKHEHFHFFECDVRYNESVQRAFDQTISQLGTHVQVLVNNAGLGIAGLLEDMSLEDWHTMFETNVNGIFYCTRLIVPGMKELGEGHIINISSIAGTTGVEQMSGYCGTKHAVRGISHSLYKEVRDYGVKVTCIYPGSVQTNFFDNIESITVSDNMMRPEDIASTILHAIESHPNYHHVDIEVRPLMPKGRRQK; encoded by the coding sequence ATGGAATTAGAAGGAAAATTGGCCGTGGTGACTGGCGTGAGCAAAGGCATAGGTTTGGCAACAGTAGAGGCACTGCTTAACAAAGGTTCTATAGTTGCCGGCTGGGGAAGAACAGCACCAGACCTGAAGCATGAGCATTTTCATTTTTTTGAATGTGATGTGCGTTATAATGAGTCGGTGCAGCGTGCTTTTGACCAAACCATATCGCAGCTTGGTACGCATGTGCAGGTGCTGGTTAACAATGCAGGATTAGGTATTGCCGGTTTATTGGAAGACATGAGCCTGGAGGACTGGCACACCATGTTTGAAACGAATGTGAATGGTATCTTCTACTGCACACGTTTGATAGTGCCTGGGATGAAAGAACTGGGAGAGGGGCACATCATTAACATCTCTTCAATTGCAGGCACTACAGGCGTTGAGCAGATGTCTGGCTACTGCGGAACTAAGCATGCTGTACGGGGTATTTCGCACTCACTGTACAAAGAAGTGCGCGACTATGGTGTAAAGGTAACCTGTATCTATCCTGGTTCGGTACAAACAAACTTCTTTGACAACATTGAAAGTATTACGGTAAGCGATAACATGATGCGCCCGGAAGATATTGCGTCTACCATACTTCATGCGATTGAGTCTCACCCGAACTACCACCATGTAGATATAGAGGTTAGGCCTTTGATGCCAAAAGGCAGACGACAGAAGTAA
- a CDS encoding SDR family oxidoreductase, with the protein MHQYILVTGGTKGIGRAVIEQFAKEGFHIITCSRNEKDLQKLKLEIEQNYTFSKVFYHEADLSDRDSQKRFVKYVQSLNVQVDVLVNNSGLFIPGKITEEDDEALPFMINTNLYSAYYMTKAVVPGMISRRSGHIFNMCSTASITAYTNGGSYCISKFAIYGMSKVLREELKEHNVRVTAVLPGATHTASWEGIDLPPERFMKSDDVAMAIWGAYNLSLNSVVEEILIRPQLGDL; encoded by the coding sequence ATGCACCAATATATTTTGGTTACAGGAGGGACGAAAGGCATTGGGCGTGCCGTTATAGAGCAGTTTGCCAAAGAGGGCTTTCACATTATCACCTGTTCCAGAAACGAGAAGGACCTTCAAAAGTTGAAGCTGGAGATCGAGCAGAATTATACTTTCTCTAAAGTTTTCTACCACGAAGCTGATTTAAGTGACCGCGATTCGCAGAAGCGCTTTGTAAAGTATGTGCAGAGCCTGAATGTGCAGGTTGATGTGCTGGTGAATAACAGTGGCCTGTTTATACCTGGTAAGATAACGGAGGAGGACGATGAGGCGCTGCCGTTTATGATTAATACCAACCTGTACAGCGCCTACTACATGACCAAGGCCGTTGTGCCGGGTATGATTAGCCGCCGCTCCGGCCATATATTTAATATGTGCTCTACAGCAAGTATAACGGCTTATACAAATGGCGGCTCTTACTGTATCTCCAAGTTCGCGATTTATGGTATGAGCAAAGTACTGCGCGAAGAACTAAAGGAGCATAATGTACGGGTAACGGCTGTACTTCCGGGAGCCACTCACACGGCAAGCTGGGAAGGGATAGACCTGCCGCCAGAGCGTTTTATGAAGTCAGATGATGTGGCAATGGCTATCTGGGGTGCATACAATCTGTCACTGAACAGCGTGGTGGAGGAAATCCTGATCAGGCCTCAGCTGGGAGACTTGTAA
- a CDS encoding MlaE family ABC transporter permease: MLQNFGKYLLFMKSLVARGESPKIVFKRTMDEAMLIGINSIFIVAIVSTFIGAVTCVQTSYNLVNALIPRSTIGYMVREMTILELAPTITSIVLAGKVGSSIAGGLGTMQITEQVDALEVMGINSASYLVLPKILAALFVFPMLVIISMFLSITGGYVAGTLTGEITAQEYITGIRGDFVPYNIVFALIKSLVFALLISSISSFRGYFTSGGALEVGAASTAAVTNSVIAVLIADFICAQLLL; this comes from the coding sequence ATGTTGCAGAATTTCGGAAAGTACCTTCTCTTTATGAAGAGCCTTGTCGCCCGGGGGGAATCGCCAAAAATTGTTTTCAAAAGAACCATGGATGAGGCGATGCTGATCGGCATCAACTCCATTTTTATTGTCGCTATCGTTTCCACTTTTATTGGTGCTGTAACTTGTGTGCAAACGTCCTATAACTTAGTTAACGCCCTTATTCCACGTTCCACCATTGGTTATATGGTGCGCGAGATGACAATTCTGGAACTAGCCCCCACCATTACCTCCATAGTGTTGGCAGGCAAAGTCGGCTCAAGTATAGCCGGTGGTTTGGGTACCATGCAGATCACTGAACAGGTAGATGCGCTGGAGGTAATGGGTATAAACTCAGCTTCTTACCTAGTGCTCCCTAAAATATTAGCAGCACTGTTCGTGTTCCCCATGCTGGTGATTATCTCGATGTTCCTGAGTATAACCGGCGGCTATGTGGCTGGTACGCTAACAGGCGAGATTACTGCTCAGGAATACATCACAGGTATACGGGGAGACTTTGTACCGTATAACATTGTGTTTGCTCTGATCAAATCGCTGGTTTTTGCTTTACTCATCTCTTCTATCTCCTCTTTTAGAGGATATTTTACCTCCGGAGGAGCATTAGAGGTAGGTGCAGCAAGTACTGCAGCCGTAACCAACAGTGTGATAGCCGTGCTTATAGCTGACTTTATTTGTGCTCAGCTCCTGCTCTAG
- a CDS encoding ABC transporter ATP-binding protein, whose translation MIEIHNIHKSFNGKKVLDGISGVFETGKTNLLLGASGTGKSVLLKCIVGLVKPDIGSVTFDGTYFTNNKLDIRQEIRRKIGMLFQSSALFDSMTVEQNVEFPLKMLSHMPKDERMDRVNFCLQRVGLENANKKMPSELSGGMKKRVGIARAIAPNCTYLFCDEPNSGLDPLTAIKIDALIAEITEEYNITTIVVTHDMNSVIEIGEKIMFLYQGKKLWEGSRDTILDSNVQELNEFIFANRLMRDAKKVEEEEEEEEEEEEQGKGVQPTR comes from the coding sequence ATGATTGAGATACATAACATACATAAGAGCTTTAACGGCAAAAAAGTATTGGATGGTATTAGTGGCGTATTCGAGACGGGTAAGACTAACCTGCTGCTTGGCGCCAGTGGTACCGGTAAAAGTGTTTTGCTAAAGTGCATCGTAGGTTTGGTGAAGCCGGATATTGGCAGCGTAACCTTCGACGGCACATACTTTACCAATAATAAGTTGGATATCCGGCAAGAAATCCGGCGCAAGATCGGCATGCTGTTTCAGAGCTCGGCCCTTTTTGACTCCATGACTGTAGAGCAGAACGTGGAGTTTCCGTTAAAGATGCTCTCTCACATGCCTAAGGATGAACGCATGGATAGAGTAAACTTTTGCCTGCAGCGTGTGGGGCTGGAGAATGCCAATAAGAAGATGCCTTCTGAACTAAGTGGTGGTATGAAAAAAAGGGTGGGTATAGCCCGTGCCATAGCTCCGAACTGTACTTATCTTTTCTGCGATGAGCCAAACTCCGGCCTGGATCCTTTAACAGCCATCAAAATTGATGCACTGATAGCTGAAATTACCGAAGAATATAATATCACGACTATTGTTGTTACACATGACATGAACTCGGTGATTGAAATCGGCGAAAAAATCATGTTCTTATACCAGGGTAAGAAGTTATGGGAAGGTTCCCGGGACACGATACTGGACTCGAATGTGCAGGAACTAAATGAGTTTATTTTTGCTAACCGCCTGATGCGCGACGCCAAAAAAGTGGAGGAAGAAGAGGAAGAAGAGGAGGAAGAGGAGGAACAAGGCAAGGGTGTCCAGCCTACCAGATAG
- a CDS encoding NupC/NupG family nucleoside CNT transporter: protein MFDILRGVGGLLLLVGIAIIFSKKRKAIDWKLVGFGLFLQILFGVLVTQVPLVADGFAFVSRLFVKLLSFSQSGAEFLFGNLANPANNGGLGFIFAFSVLPTIIFFSTVSAGLYYLGVLQKLVFGIAWVMSKGMRLSGAESLSAAGNIFLGQTEAPLLVRPFISRMTRSELMCLMTGGMATLAGGVLAAYVAFLGGDDPNQQAIFAAHLLTASIMNAPAGIVLAKILVPETEPEKINTELEVNEEQLGVNLVDALSRGAADGLKLAANVGGMLLAFIAVIALLNYVLIKIGGLTGLNDFVVASTNGQFNGFSFQYILGQIFRIFAFIMGVPWQDTLQVGSLLGQKTAVNEFVAYLDLANMKAAGSLSEKSLIMSTYALCGFSNFSSIAIQIGGIGSMAPNQQGNLSKLGFLALLGASLACMMTATVAGMLYGI, encoded by the coding sequence ATGTTCGATATTCTAAGGGGTGTTGGCGGCCTGTTATTACTAGTAGGCATAGCTATCATTTTTTCCAAAAAAAGAAAAGCCATAGACTGGAAACTAGTCGGTTTTGGCCTCTTTCTTCAGATTCTTTTTGGTGTGCTTGTAACGCAGGTGCCCCTAGTGGCAGATGGCTTTGCCTTTGTCAGCAGACTTTTTGTAAAGCTGCTCAGCTTCTCCCAGTCCGGTGCTGAATTTTTGTTTGGTAACCTGGCGAATCCTGCTAATAATGGCGGTCTTGGCTTTATTTTCGCCTTTTCTGTATTACCTACCATCATCTTCTTTTCTACAGTATCAGCTGGTTTATACTACCTGGGCGTGCTTCAGAAACTAGTATTCGGAATAGCATGGGTAATGTCTAAAGGTATGCGATTGTCGGGTGCCGAAAGTTTATCGGCTGCTGGTAACATCTTTCTGGGGCAAACGGAGGCGCCACTGCTGGTACGGCCATTTATCTCCCGTATGACCAGGTCTGAACTTATGTGTTTGATGACAGGAGGTATGGCAACACTGGCTGGAGGTGTATTGGCGGCCTATGTCGCTTTCTTGGGAGGGGATGACCCGAACCAGCAGGCTATATTTGCGGCTCACTTGCTCACAGCTTCCATCATGAACGCTCCTGCGGGTATAGTGCTTGCTAAAATACTGGTACCTGAAACAGAGCCAGAGAAGATCAATACAGAGCTGGAGGTAAACGAAGAGCAGCTGGGGGTAAACCTTGTAGATGCGCTTAGCCGTGGTGCAGCAGATGGTCTTAAACTAGCTGCTAATGTGGGTGGAATGTTGCTTGCCTTTATTGCAGTTATTGCATTGCTTAACTATGTACTTATAAAAATTGGTGGTTTAACCGGCTTGAATGACTTTGTTGTTGCCAGTACCAATGGTCAGTTTAACGGCTTTTCATTCCAATATATCCTTGGCCAGATCTTCAGAATTTTTGCCTTCATCATGGGTGTTCCATGGCAGGATACACTGCAGGTTGGTAGCTTACTTGGGCAGAAAACAGCTGTAAATGAGTTCGTGGCTTACCTGGATTTGGCTAATATGAAAGCGGCCGGCTCACTAAGCGAAAAATCACTGATCATGTCAACCTATGCGCTCTGTGGTTTCTCTAACTTCAGCTCTATTGCCATCCAAATTGGAGGTATCGGTAGTATGGCACCAAACCAGCAAGGCAACTTGTCAAAACTGGGATTCCTGGCACTTCTTGGGGCTTCGCTTGCCTGTATGATGACAGCCACTGTAGCTGGCATGCTGTACGGAATTTAA
- a CDS encoding bifunctional nuclease family protein — protein MDKIQLEILGLSSSQSQTGSFALVLGEREGNRRLPIIIGMFEAQSIAIQIEKINPNRPLTHDLFKSFAEELDVRVTEILISDLKEGVFYSKIVCTNGTKEFELDARPSDAIAIGLRFGVPIYTVESVLSEAGIILSDLEEEEDENEEMTVKSSSSSTSSGTKESLSQTSVDELNKMLNEALEKEDYEKAAKIRDELNKRN, from the coding sequence GTGGATAAAATTCAGTTAGAGATACTCGGACTCTCCTCAAGCCAGTCTCAGACGGGCTCTTTTGCCCTTGTGTTGGGGGAGAGAGAGGGAAACAGAAGACTGCCTATCATTATTGGTATGTTCGAGGCGCAGTCCATTGCTATTCAGATCGAGAAAATAAATCCTAACCGCCCCCTCACGCACGACTTATTTAAGTCTTTTGCTGAGGAGTTGGATGTGCGTGTAACAGAGATACTGATCTCTGATCTGAAGGAAGGTGTGTTCTATTCCAAAATTGTGTGCACCAACGGCACCAAAGAGTTTGAGTTAGATGCCCGTCCATCAGATGCCATCGCCATTGGCCTTCGCTTCGGTGTGCCTATTTACACCGTAGAGAGTGTTCTATCGGAGGCTGGTATTATTCTGAGCGATCTGGAAGAGGAGGAGGATGAAAATGAAGAGATGACTGTAAAGAGCAGCTCTTCCTCAACTAGCTCTGGCACCAAGGAGTCGTTGAGCCAAACCTCAGTGGATGAGCTGAACAAAATGCTGAACGAAGCCCTCGAAAAGGAGGATTACGAGAAGGCAGCCAAGATAAGAGATGAGTTGAATAAGCGAAACTGA
- a CDS encoding electron transfer flavoprotein subunit alpha/FixB family protein translates to MSVLVFVEGLNGEIKKSSLEAASYGSQVAQQLGTSATAVAIGEVHEEALTKLGEQGISKVLYDADDRLKQFVADAYVKVIAKAAQQENAAVLVFSNSNIGAAVGAKLAVRLNGSLATNVTSLPKTDGGSFTVTRGVFSGKAFADVALTSDVKIIAVKKNAYDITSNAGSTATVEKISADLADTDFAAAPKETVMQDTDGGVLLPEAEIVVSGGRGLKGPENWHLVEDLAKALGAATACSKPVSDMDWRPHHEHVGQTGITVSPNLYIAIGISGAIQHLAGVNSSKVIVVINKDPEAPFFKAADYGIVGDAFEVVPKLIEAARALDK, encoded by the coding sequence ATGTCTGTATTAGTATTTGTAGAAGGTCTTAACGGAGAGATCAAAAAGTCCTCGTTAGAGGCAGCATCTTACGGAAGCCAGGTGGCACAGCAGTTAGGCACTTCTGCCACAGCCGTTGCAATTGGTGAGGTACACGAAGAGGCACTTACTAAATTAGGTGAGCAGGGTATTAGCAAAGTATTGTATGATGCAGACGATCGCCTGAAGCAGTTTGTAGCTGACGCTTATGTTAAGGTTATTGCCAAAGCTGCCCAGCAGGAGAATGCAGCCGTTCTGGTATTCTCCAACTCCAACATTGGGGCTGCAGTGGGAGCTAAGTTGGCAGTGCGCCTGAATGGCTCGCTGGCAACTAACGTTACTTCTCTTCCTAAAACAGATGGTGGTTCTTTCACTGTTACACGTGGGGTATTCTCAGGCAAAGCTTTTGCTGATGTGGCCCTTACTTCTGATGTGAAAATCATCGCTGTTAAGAAAAACGCCTACGACATTACCAGCAATGCAGGTAGCACAGCTACAGTAGAGAAAATTTCCGCTGATCTGGCCGACACTGATTTTGCCGCAGCTCCCAAGGAGACGGTAATGCAGGATACAGACGGTGGTGTATTGCTACCGGAAGCAGAAATTGTGGTTTCTGGCGGCCGTGGTCTGAAGGGACCGGAGAACTGGCACCTGGTTGAGGATCTGGCGAAAGCCCTGGGTGCTGCCACTGCCTGCTCCAAGCCTGTTTCTGATATGGATTGGAGACCTCACCACGAGCACGTTGGGCAGACAGGAATCACGGTAAGCCCTAACCTGTACATTGCTATCGGTATCTCTGGAGCTATCCAGCACCTTGCTGGGGTTAACTCTTCTAAAGTGATTGTCGTTATTAATAAGGATCCTGAAGCGCCGTTCTTTAAAGCCGCTGATTACGGTATAGTTGGCGATGCGTTTGAGGTTGTTCCTAAATTAATTGAAGCTGCTAGAGCTTTAGACAAATAG
- a CDS encoding electron transfer flavoprotein subunit beta/FixA family protein yields the protein MKILVCISNVPDTTSKINFTADNKEFDKNGVQFVINPWDEYALTRAIELKEAKGGTVTVLNVGEADAEPNIRKALAIGADEAIRVNAQPKDAFFVAQQIAAIAKENKYDLILMGKESIDYNGSQVHNMVGELLGIPTVVPAFKLDMVDDTTARLEREIEGGKEVVEVKLPFVASAQQPMSEPRIPNMRGIMTARTKPLKVVEPVGAEAKAEYVNYSKPEKKSGVKMIAPENAGELITLLRNEAKVL from the coding sequence ATGAAAATATTAGTTTGCATCAGTAACGTACCGGATACCACATCCAAAATAAACTTTACGGCTGATAACAAAGAGTTTGACAAAAACGGCGTACAGTTCGTGATCAACCCCTGGGATGAGTACGCACTTACAAGAGCCATTGAGCTAAAAGAAGCAAAAGGTGGCACAGTAACCGTTTTAAACGTAGGCGAGGCAGACGCTGAGCCAAATATTAGAAAGGCACTTGCCATTGGCGCAGACGAAGCTATTCGGGTAAACGCACAACCTAAAGATGCTTTCTTTGTAGCACAGCAAATTGCTGCCATAGCCAAAGAAAACAAATACGACCTGATCCTGATGGGTAAAGAGTCCATCGACTACAATGGTTCACAGGTGCACAACATGGTTGGAGAGCTTTTGGGTATTCCAACTGTGGTGCCAGCTTTTAAGCTTGATATGGTTGATGATACCACTGCCCGCCTGGAGCGCGAGATTGAGGGTGGCAAGGAAGTAGTGGAGGTAAAGCTGCCATTTGTAGCCAGCGCACAGCAGCCTATGTCTGAGCCTCGTATCCCGAACATGCGTGGTATCATGACTGCCCGCACCAAGCCTCTTAAAGTAGTGGAGCCAGTGGGAGCAGAGGCTAAGGCTGAGTACGTAAACTACAGCAAGCCTGAGAAGAAGAGCGGCGTGAAGATGATCGCTCCAGAAAACGCCGGAGAACTAATCACATTATTGAGAAACGAAGCTAAAGTACTATAA
- a CDS encoding tetratricopeptide repeat protein, producing MNQNRIEQLFKFLEDDPNDAFTLYAIATEYRKENPQKALEYYEKLLTEHENYVGTYYHAAKLYEELGQNDVAERTYKKGMQISRQEGNLHAFSELQQAYNKLMGLDYEDD from the coding sequence ATGAACCAAAATAGAATAGAGCAGCTCTTCAAGTTTCTGGAAGATGACCCGAATGATGCATTCACTTTATATGCCATTGCAACTGAATATCGCAAAGAAAACCCACAGAAAGCACTGGAATATTATGAAAAACTGCTAACTGAACACGAGAATTACGTGGGCACTTACTATCATGCTGCCAAGCTATACGAAGAGCTAGGACAAAACGATGTTGCCGAGCGCACTTACAAAAAAGGAATGCAAATCAGTCGGCAGGAAGGCAACTTACACGCTTTCTCAGAACTGCAGCAGGCTTATAATAAATTGATGGGACTGGATTACGAAGACGACTAG
- a CDS encoding antibiotic biosynthesis monooxygenase family protein produces MFIAVSTFTIANDMAPEVREAFINRPHFVDSAQGFVKLQVLIPQDNPDQIYLMTYWEDEDSYKTWYKNHMKESHAGIPKGLKLVPNSTKIRFFDLVSD; encoded by the coding sequence ATGTTTATAGCAGTTAGTACATTTACGATCGCCAATGATATGGCGCCCGAAGTAAGAGAAGCCTTTATTAATCGTCCTCACTTTGTAGACAGTGCTCAGGGATTCGTAAAACTGCAGGTGCTGATTCCTCAAGATAACCCTGACCAAATTTACCTGATGACTTATTGGGAAGACGAGGACAGCTATAAAACATGGTACAAGAACCACATGAAAGAGTCTCATGCTGGCATACCGAAGGGATTAAAGCTAGTGCCGAACAGCACTAAGATTCGCTTTTTTGATTTAGTAAGCGATTGA
- a CDS encoding ATP-binding protein: MQNYPNFKVDLTNCDAEPIHIIGRIQPHGFLLILNEQTLEVEQVSENIGNFLQADPAQLAGKTLQALVEQEEYEKLISQLRSEGQANPQLLQLQGEQFFGFVHQSQGSLVLECEPYEQPSGDEELLALTSAYTNFQAELDRRSTLIEQAELTVGFVQQAIGYDQVMLYRFDEDWHGEVIAENVKPGLQSYLYHHFPASDIPVQARALLVKKPVRQIANVSAVAVDIVPYLNPTTSSPSNIIRSELRNPSEIHLEYLQHMGVQATLSLSVLVNGKLWGIIACQNKTPVLVNFWKRQLCYNVAQAFANVVLAQQEYRDQRKFENYKVIEEQLLERIVNSNSVNEGLEKNRNSLLELSEATGAALFLNGNMYTTGDTPSETALRELVDWLTNNVTERVLFTRELSTIYYAAADIRQQSAGLLALEISKFNKEYLLFFKPEILEKRIWAGDPEKPVQEDTKRVHPRKSFAKWEEIIKGKSQPWSLNEIEIAQLLVKDLIAVVLRNQKAKLEALNTDLSETTSKLLTKNKRLEDFTHIISHNLRSPLSNMLGLYDLYESNPDPDTTKEVMELMRNMIQNMSATIDDLNLILKSELEQQLDHQEVSISEVVEKELQNLQSQILESNAQVKTDLKVQTVKGPKIYLESVLHNLLSNALKYRSSERQPVVEVSSWQEQEQVCLAVSDNGLGIDMEKFGGKMFDPYATFHGNKDAKGLGLYLSKVQVEALGGSLSVVSEPGVGTTFTVCL; this comes from the coding sequence ATGCAGAATTACCCTAATTTCAAGGTTGATCTTACAAATTGCGATGCGGAGCCAATCCACATCATAGGGCGCATTCAACCCCACGGATTTTTGCTGATCCTTAATGAGCAGACCCTTGAAGTTGAGCAGGTGAGTGAGAACATCGGAAACTTTCTGCAAGCTGACCCAGCACAGCTTGCAGGAAAAACGTTGCAGGCACTGGTGGAACAGGAGGAGTATGAAAAGTTAATAAGCCAGTTGAGGAGTGAAGGGCAAGCAAATCCGCAACTGCTACAGCTGCAGGGGGAACAGTTCTTTGGATTTGTTCATCAATCTCAGGGAAGTCTTGTATTGGAGTGTGAGCCTTATGAACAACCTTCAGGAGATGAGGAGCTGCTGGCCTTGACAAGTGCCTATACCAACTTCCAGGCTGAACTGGACCGCAGGAGTACCTTAATTGAGCAGGCCGAACTAACAGTGGGCTTTGTGCAGCAGGCAATCGGCTACGACCAGGTAATGCTCTATCGATTTGATGAGGATTGGCATGGGGAAGTAATAGCTGAAAATGTAAAGCCTGGTTTGCAATCTTATCTGTACCATCATTTTCCGGCCTCTGATATTCCTGTGCAAGCACGGGCGCTTTTGGTGAAGAAGCCTGTGCGCCAGATTGCTAATGTGTCGGCAGTTGCTGTTGATATTGTGCCGTACCTTAACCCAACCACAAGTTCACCCTCTAACATTATCCGTTCAGAGTTGCGTAACCCTTCCGAGATTCACCTGGAGTACCTGCAGCACATGGGTGTACAAGCTACGCTTTCGCTTTCGGTACTAGTGAATGGCAAACTGTGGGGAATCATTGCCTGCCAGAATAAAACTCCTGTTCTCGTAAACTTCTGGAAGCGTCAGCTCTGCTACAATGTTGCGCAGGCCTTTGCCAACGTAGTGTTGGCCCAGCAAGAATACCGCGATCAACGTAAATTTGAGAATTATAAAGTAATTGAAGAGCAGCTGCTGGAGCGAATTGTAAATAGCAATAGTGTAAACGAAGGGCTTGAAAAGAACAGGAATAGCTTGCTGGAACTTTCAGAGGCTACAGGTGCGGCCCTGTTCCTGAACGGGAACATGTATACTACAGGCGATACTCCTAGCGAAACGGCTTTAAGAGAACTTGTAGACTGGCTTACAAATAATGTTACTGAACGTGTACTCTTTACTCGTGAACTGTCAACCATATACTATGCTGCAGCGGACATCCGCCAACAGTCGGCTGGTCTTCTAGCACTTGAGATATCGAAGTTCAATAAAGAGTATCTTTTGTTTTTTAAGCCGGAGATACTGGAGAAGCGTATCTGGGCAGGTGATCCTGAGAAGCCAGTGCAGGAAGATACCAAGCGCGTTCACCCCCGGAAGTCATTTGCAAAGTGGGAAGAAATCATCAAAGGCAAATCACAGCCCTGGTCGCTAAACGAGATAGAAATTGCGCAGCTGTTGGTTAAAGACTTGATTGCGGTGGTGCTCCGAAACCAAAAAGCAAAACTGGAGGCGCTAAATACTGATCTTTCGGAAACGACCAGCAAGCTCTTGACAAAGAACAAACGCCTGGAGGACTTCACGCATATCATTTCTCATAACCTGCGGTCTCCGCTAAGCAACATGCTTGGCCTTTATGATTTGTATGAATCCAATCCTGATCCGGATACCACTAAGGAGGTAATGGAACTGATGCGGAACATGATTCAGAACATGTCGGCCACCATCGATGATTTGAACCTGATTCTAAAAAGTGAGCTAGAGCAGCAACTAGACCACCAGGAGGTGAGCATTTCGGAGGTAGTGGAGAAAGAGCTGCAGAACCTGCAATCGCAGATACTGGAATCAAACGCACAGGTTAAAACTGACCTGAAGGTACAAACCGTAAAGGGGCCTAAAATATACCTTGAGAGCGTGCTGCACAACTTGTTATCCAATGCTTTGAAATATCGCTCGTCTGAAAGGCAGCCAGTAGTAGAGGTATCATCCTGGCAGGAGCAGGAGCAGGTGTGTCTTGCTGTTTCTGACAATGGCCTGGGCATCGATATGGAGAAGTTCGGAGGTAAAATGTTCGATCCTTACGCCACATTTCATGGTAACAAGGATGCAAAAGGCTTGGGCCTGTACCTGTCGAAGGTGCAGGTGGAGGCATTGGGAGGGAGCCTCAGTGTGGTGAGCGAACCAGGTGTTGGAACAACGTTCACTGTTTGCCTTTAG